The DNA sequence GGAAACGGTCACTACGTGGGGGTGTGGCATAACTAAGAGGACACACCCACATATAGTCACCCTACCCATATGTAGAGATTACAAATACACCCACCTGTGTCTGGCTGAATGTGTCCCTTCCGCATGAGAAAGTCCAGCACCACCAGAGCGCAGTTGGGTTTAAACTCTTCTGTAGCGATGGCCGATCTCACCTGTAGATTGGGATAATTGTCAGGACTTGAATAAAAGGGTCGATGCTGGAAGCGGCAGAGGAGTCACCAAAATTACCTACCTTGTCCAGGGGCCACAGGTAAAACTCCTGCACCTCTCCATCTCCTACAGTCGGCTGGAAGGACTCCGGAAGCTCCAGATCAAACACAAACTGACACTCCAGGTACAGCCCATCGTCCTGCTCATACGCATAGCTGCAACGGCGGAATAACAACAATATGTAgtacggaggaacaacagccggtggcTCTAtgcgtagtgcggaggaacaacagccggtggcTCTA is a window from the Mixophyes fleayi isolate aMixFle1 unplaced genomic scaffold, aMixFle1.hap1 Scaffold_3925, whole genome shotgun sequence genome containing:
- the LOC142134085 gene encoding uncharacterized protein LOC142134085; this translates as SHRLLFLRTTHRATGCCSSALRIEPPAVVPPYYILLLFRRCSYAYEQDDGLYLECQFVFDLELPESFQPTVGDGEVQEFYLWPLDKVRSAIATEEFKPNCALVVLDFLMRKGHIQPDTEKFYTKFMENLHGPL